The following nucleotide sequence is from Lacinutrix sp. Hel_I_90.
TCTAATTTGTCTTTACTGTCCTTATGGCTAATAGCCGTTGGCGCCCCATTTTCTTTCGCCTTAATTTTCTTTAACACCTCACGCAAAGGCACTTCTTCTGTTAAGGTATAAATAGCAATTTCACTTAAAATACTTACGTTTTGCTGAATACCAACAGTGATTTTACGGTTATCGATTAATGATTCTGCTACAAAACCACCACGCGTTTGTGTTACTAATTTATACAATCCCGGTTTTCCTGAAATTGCTAATATTTTATCTAATGCCATGCTTTTGTTTTTTTTCAATGGAGCGCAAATATCTTGTACGCTTTTCTGTTTTGCAAGTTTTTAACGCTTCTTTTTCATATTAGGAAAACGCATACGATAATCGACGCTAATTTTACCTTTTGAAATGTTGGTTAGTTTACTTTTTATTAAACGTTTTTTCAATGCCGATAATTTATCGGTAAACAACACCCCTTCAATATGGTCGTATTCATGTTGAACGACACGGGCTGCCAAACCACTTAATTTTAATGTATGTGGTTCGAAAGCTTCATCTAAATATTCAATTTTAATATTTGGTTTTCTAAACACATCTTCACGAACATCTGGAATACTCAAACAGCCTTCATTAAAAGCCCATTCGTCTCCCGTTTCTTCTGTAATAATAGGATTGATAAAGATATGTTTAAATGTTTTTAAGAACGCTCTTTCTTCGTCATCCAACACTTCATCTTCAGCAAAAGGTGAGGCATCTACTAAAAACAAACGGATAGGCAAGCCTATTTGTGGTGCTGCCAATCCAACACCAAAAGCGTTGTGCATGGTTTCCTTCATATTCTCAATAAGCGCCTCAAATTTAGGATACTCCGGAGTAATATCTTTTGCTTTTACTTTTAAAACGGGATCGCCGTATGCAACAATTGGTAATATCATTCTTTCTGTATTATACTATTTATTATACAAGTAACTTTGTAATATTATGGTTGCACTTATCTCATCAATAAGTGCTTTGTTTTGTCGTTTTTTTTTCTTGAGTCCGCTATCAATCATGGTTTGTACCGCCATTTTTGAGGTAAACCGCTCATCGACACGCTTTACAGGAATCTCAGGAAAAAAGGTGCGTAACTGACTAATAAATGGGGCTATTAGCGCTTCACTTTCACTGGCCTGGTTATTCATTTGTTTGGGCTCGCCAACCAAGAATAATTCAACCTGTTCTTTTTTTGTATAGTCTTTTAAAAAATCTAACAGCACTTTAGTAGCAACAGTAGTAAGACCAGAGGCGATAATTTGCATATCGTCTGTGACCGCTAAGCCTGTTCTTACCTTACCATAATCTATTGCTAGAATTTGAGCCATTATTATTTTTTTTGTGCAAATTTAAGGTTTATATCTTAATACTATAAATTATTGTGTCCTATTTAAATTGAATTTATATTTGCGTGAAGGATGGAAGTGGCATCCTTTTTTACATCTGTTGGCCTATTTTTGTGAAGCATGAGCAAAATTATAGGGCGACTCGTAAAAAAGATATAGCGGACAGCCTGACCTTTTGGTCACGCTATAATTAAAAAAGCATACTGTCTTTGCGATGAACGACAAAGGAGAGCAGTGGCTATCTCATGAATGAAAATGAATTTTATACTTAAATAACGATTAAAAAAATTACCATGCTTTTTCTATAAAAAAAGCGCGTAATGCCGTTTAAGATTTACATAAAAACAACTATTTTATAATGAAAGATTTACAACTTACTATAGAAAATGCATGGAATGATCGTGCATTACTAACCGAAGAAAATACCCAAACTGCTATTAGAAAAGTAGTTGCTTTATTAGACGAAGGCACGCTTCGTGTTGCTGAGCCAACAACCAGTGGCTGGCAGGTAAACGAATGGGTGAAAAAAGCGGTGGTCTTGTATTTTCCAATCCAAAAAATGGAAACTATTGAGGTTGGTATTTTTGAATTTCACGATAAAATCCCACTAAAAAAAGGTTATGCTGCAAAAGGCATTCGTGTGGTACCTCATGCGGTTGCTAGACATGGCGCCTATATTAGTGCGGGGACTATTTTAATGCCAAGTTATGTTAATATTGGTGCTTATGTAGATGAAGGAACTATGGTAGATACCTGGGCAACCGTTGGAAGTTGTGCACAAATTGGTAAAAATGTACACTTATCTGGAGGTGTTGGAATTGGTGGCGTGTTAGAGCCTTTACAAGCGGCACCAGTTATTATTGAAGATGGTGCTTTTATTGGCTCTCGCTGTATTGTTGTTGAAGGGGTTCATATAGAAAAAGAAGCTGTTTTGGGTGCTAATGTTGTATTAACCATGAGTACTAAAATTATTGATGTCACTGGAGACGAACCTGTTGAGTTTAGAGGTCGTGTGCCAGAACGCTCTGTTGTGATTCCCGGGAGTTATACTAAATCGTTTCCTGCTGGCGATTATAATGTGCCATGTGCGTTAATTATAGGCAAACGTAAAGAAAGCACGAACAAAAAGACGTCTTTAAATGATGCGCTTCGGGAGCATAATGTAGCGGTTTAAAGTAACATCTAGCCTGCAGTCTTCAGTAAGTCGTAGCACTCAAACTGAAGACTGATTGCTGCTAAAGCTACTTTTTATTATTTAAATATTTACGTTTCAAGTATTTTTTGCGATTGATTCTACGCTTAAATGCCTGAGAAGATTCTAACAATAAATTATAGACGTTTTCGAAGGGCTCATTACTTATTAGTGCATATTCTGTAGCGATAATACGAATCATTTTTTTTGAAAGCCAGAGTCTTTTTAGATTTTCCATGCGCTTTGGTAAATCCATAACCTCAAATTGCATCCGGTTTAAGTCAATGAGATAGAAATCATATTTTGGTCCGTTTTCAACAATTAATGTATTGCCAGGAGAATGGTCTAAAAAGTTGATGTTATTTTCATGCAACTGATAGGTAAAGTGGGTGAATTGTTTTAAAATTTCATCACGATGGTCGAGCTCTGGATTGTGAATTAAGACTCTAAAATCGAAATCATAATCTAGATGTCTACAAATATAAAAACTGTGTTTTAATCCTGTAGCCGACGATTCTTCAACATAACCAATAGGAAAAGGTGTTAGAATGTTACAGTCCAGCAACTTTACGGCATATTCAAAAGAACGCTTTGCTTTCGATTTACGCAGGTGTTTATACACGAAGCTATTAATCACCTTAGGTGTTTTGAACGATTTAATAGTGATGGTTTCGGCACCAATTTCAAAGCTTTTAATAACGTTCCTCTCCCCTTTTGTTACATATTCGCCTTGGGTTTCGAAATTAGAAATACAGGCTAATAATTGAGCTTCTATAGCTTTAAATTTATCGTGAATATGTATGGTTTGCATATGTTGTTGGTTTTTTTCAAAGATATATGAAACTAAATTTTAATAAAAGCTCAAAAAACAATATTTTGCATCGAAGCAAAAATAATGTAGCAGGCCCCCAATTTTCAGGGAAATAAATATGAAGAAAATTCTAGTTATACAAAACAAGCGTATCGGTGATGTACTGATCGTATCGGTGATTGCTCAAAACATGAAAAAAATCTACCCAGATAGTATTATAGATTATTTGGTTTACGATTACACCTCTGGTGTTATAGAAAACAACCCTAATATTGATACAATCCTCCCAATAAATGAAACGGAGTTAAAAAAGTTTGGTGGTCTTACCAAGCTTATAAATAGCCTTAAAAAAGAGGACTATGATATTATTTTTGATCCGTATGCAAAACTACAAAGTCGCTTAATTTGTCTCTTTACAAAAGCACCCATGCGGATTAGCTTTAAAAAGCGAGATAAAAACACTGTATTGCCTTTTTATACGCACACCGTTCCTTTTTTAGAAGAAAAAACAAAAAATTGTGGAAAAGTCATTGAAGATAGAGTAAATCTGGTGACTTCCTTTTTTGACATTGCCCCATCTGAAGTTGATTACGAACCAAAAATATATTTAACAAAAAAAGAACAGGAATACAATAAACTGGAGGCTTACGACAAACCATTTGTAATGCTTGGTGTTTTAGGAAGCACCCCTCAAAAATCGATGCCTTACGAGTATATTGTTGCCTTGATTAACCACATAACCACCAATTACGATGTGAATGTGTTATTCAATTATGCACCGCATCAAAAAGAGGATGCCTTAAGCATCTATGAACAATGCGCCAATAAAGATCAAATTATTGTTGATATTTATGAAGATAACATTCGCGGTTTTATAAAACTCATGAACAAATGTACTTTACTGGTAGGTAATGAGGGCGGAACCGTCCATATTGCTAAAGCTTTAAACAAACCAACCTTTACTATTTTCTCTCCTTACGTTCTCAAGGAACATTGGGCCAGTTTTGAAGATGGTGAGCGGCATACTTCTATTCACTTATTAGAGGAAAAACCTGATTTATTTTCTACGGATAGAGAGGAGCGGCGAAAAATAGAAGAAGATCCTTCGTTAATGTATAAACAATTAACACCTGAAATTATAATGCCCAAACTAAATATATTTCTTTCTAAACACCTAAAAACCAAGCAATGAATGTAGCAGATAGATTTCATAACTGGAGACGTAAACAACGTTGGAATAAACAATATAGAAGCGGGCGTTGGGAAAATTTAAAGGGCGAAAAAGAGCGTGTACGATATGAGAAAATTGTAGAACTTACTGAAAAACATGGGACTAAGAATCCAAATATTTTAGATTTAGGTTCCGGAGAAGGTGTTTTACTCGATTATTTTAATGTTGAAAATATTACTTCTTTTTATGGTATGGATTTTTCGTCAGTTTCAATAAAAAAAGCAAATAAAGAGAATAGAAACAAGGCCACTTTTATTTGTGCAGATCTTCACAATTTCACACCAGAGATGCACTATGATGTTATCGTACTAAATGAAGCCTTTTATTATATTCATGAAACTAAAAAAAGAGCGGTGATAGATACCATGGCCGAACACTTAAAACCTAACGGTATTATTCTTGTCTCTATTTATAGAGAAGGTCTGGGTTGTTGGGAGTATTTTAAAAATGACCGCTTTGAAGAATTAGACTTTAGCACCATTACTACCAACGAAGAAAAAACCTATTGGAAAATTGGCGCCTATAAATTAAACTAATCTTTACTTTTTGTATCCTCTAATTTCTCTATTCCATAAGGTGTTTTTATTACCTTATTATCTTTTGTTTTGCGTCTAATCGCCAAATTTCTGTCTAAAGATTCTTTGGTTTTATAACCTCTAGGATGATCTAGATGCAAACAAATCGCTTTGTAACGTATTTGTTTAGACTTCAGACCGAGGTTTACCAAACGCTCTCCTAATTCACGATCTGGGCCACCATATTGCATGCGTTCGTCGTAGCCATTAATAGCTATTAAATCTGCTTTCCAAGCACTCGAATTACAGTTATTAAACGTAGCTCCTGTTGGCGTAACCACATCCAAAAAATTTGCTAATTTATCACCAACACTCAATTTTAGTTGTTGCTTTTTACCTAAAACACCTTGCTGCTTTAACCATTTTGGTTTAAAACAATTTTGGTTTTCAATATCTTCTAAAACAATAGCATCACTGGTTAGTTTATCGAGTTTGCAATAACCACCAGATAAAAAGAAGCCTTTTTCAGCGTACTTAGCATGGGTTGATACAAAGTCTGGCCGTGCGATACAATCACCGTCAGTCATTAAAATATAATCATACTCGGTTTGTAGAATGCATTTATTTAATAATTCTTGTCTGCGATAGCCTTGATCTTCATGCCAAATGTGGCGTAATTTTACAGGGTAATCTGCTGCAAAGCTATCAATAAGTGTTTTGGTTGTTTCCCGCGAACCATCATCGGCCACTATAACCTCAAAATTATCATAATCCTGATGTTTATAACTCTCTAAAACCTTACTTAAATAGTCTTCAGAGTTATACGTACTTACAATTACAGAAATTGGTAAACCGCTCATAGTATTCATTTTTTTGCAGTACAAAGGTAAACATAATTCATAACATCACAGATTTTATGTAAGTTTGCAACATCAAAACATTATGACCAAACTCTCTGTAATTATCCCTACCTATAACGAACAAGATTATCTTGAAAACGCGTTGCGTTCTGTTCGTTTTGCAGATGAGATTATTGTGGTTGATTCTATGAGTACAGATCGTACTGTTGTTATTGCAGAACAATCAGGTTGCAAAGTAATCTCTCGGAAATTTGATAATTTTTCAAATCAGAAAAACCATGCACTAGCCTTTGCCACTGGTGAATGGGTTTTATTTATTGATGCCGATGAGCGCATTCCTTATCCATTAAGGCAGGAAATTCTGGAAGCTATAACTTCAGAAAAACATGCTGGTTACAAACTGAATTTCCCTCATTTTTATATGAACCGGTTTTTATATCACCATAGCGATAACGTATTGCGATTGGTTAAACGTGAAAATTGTCGCTTTGAAGGTTTGGTTCACGAAAAACTAATCATAGACGGCAGTATTGGGAAACTTAAAAATCCAGTCCTCCATTTTACCTACAAAGGCTTACAACATTACATTAGTAAAAAAGATACTTATGCCTGGTTTCAAGCGGAACAAATGCTAAAAAAAGGAAAGAAAGTCACCTATTTTCATTTAGCCTTTAAACCGTTTTACCGTTTTTTTAATAGTTATATTTTACGTGGCGGCTTTAAAGATGGCATCCCTGGTTTAACGGTAGCGACTATAAATGCCTATGGTGTGTTTTCCCGTTATGTGAAGTTACTGCTGTTACAGCGTGGGATTAGGTAAGACACCTAATCCAATAAGTAATGAAAATTCTTTGTAAAAAGAATTAATTGAGCAAAGACCTACCGTTCTTAACTTAAAACACTTTTTACTTCTAATTCTGATAAGAACCTATTACCCATATTCTAAATAGAATCAAGAAATAGCCCATAATTATATTTAGTATCTAGAAATCACTCATAATTCTTAAAACCACCCTTTACCTCGCTTCAACTTCCTCTCAAAAACCTTTAAAGTATCTTCTCCTTTTATATCTAAACGCTGTACTTCGTAATTATTTTTAAACGGAAAGGTGTTTACGCGATTTCCTATGCGCAAACCATAAGCTATTTTATTAGCGCTCAAGACATTAAAAAAGTCTGACTGCGCTTTTCCTTTTCGCGGATACTTACCGTAAGGATAGGCTAATGTATTATGCACGGCCAACTTATTGTTAATAATAAAGGTTTTACAGGCATCAAAATCCTCTTGAATAGCGTCTAAGGGCAGGTCATTATAAGGCCTATGTTGAAAAGAATGTAGACCAAGCTCAATGATTTCAGAATCTAAAGACCTAAGCTGCTCAACACTCATAATAGGTTCTTGACCTTCATCCCACTCATTTACGCCATTAACAAAATTGAATGGAATATAAAAACAAGCCTTTAGCCCATACTTTTCCAGTAGCGGGTAGGCATAGTCCAACTGATTAACATACACATCATCAAACGTTATAATCACTGCTTTTTCTGGAAAATCCGTTGGTGATTTCATCGTTTTCAAGTCACTAAAATGTAGCGAGGTGTAACCATTTACTTTTAAAAACTGAAATTGCCGCTCTAGATTTTCAATAGAAATAGTAAGTCCTTTACTATCGCTAGTAGTAGCACTCACACCGTGATACATTAAAATGGGAAGTTTTGGCATTTATTTTTAATTGTTTTACAATTGTCAGACTGAGCGCAGTCGAAGTCCTTCAATCTTGCTTCTTAAAGCATTTCGACAAACTATGCTTGCTACATTCGCAGCAAAATTTATTTTGCTTCTCGCTAGTGCTCAATGTGACATTTAGATATCATTCAAAAAATCCCAAAAAAAATTGAGATAATTCAACTAAACATTTTTTTCTTCGCTTTTGGCTTGAAATTACATGCTTTCAATTTATTTGAACGAAAATAAACATTTTCATTTTATTGAAAAAGATCCCAAAATAAATTTGGGATAG
It contains:
- a CDS encoding lipopolysaccharide kinase InaA family protein, whose amino-acid sequence is MQTIHIHDKFKAIEAQLLACISNFETQGEYVTKGERNVIKSFEIGAETITIKSFKTPKVINSFVYKHLRKSKAKRSFEYAVKLLDCNILTPFPIGYVEESSATGLKHSFYICRHLDYDFDFRVLIHNPELDHRDEILKQFTHFTYQLHENNINFLDHSPGNTLIVENGPKYDFYLIDLNRMQFEVMDLPKRMENLKRLWLSKKMIRIIATEYALISNEPFENVYNLLLESSQAFKRRINRKKYLKRKYLNNKK
- a CDS encoding 2,3,4,5-tetrahydropyridine-2,6-dicarboxylate N-succinyltransferase, coding for MKDLQLTIENAWNDRALLTEENTQTAIRKVVALLDEGTLRVAEPTTSGWQVNEWVKKAVVLYFPIQKMETIEVGIFEFHDKIPLKKGYAAKGIRVVPHAVARHGAYISAGTILMPSYVNIGAYVDEGTMVDTWATVGSCAQIGKNVHLSGGVGIGGVLEPLQAAPVIIEDGAFIGSRCIVVEGVHIEKEAVLGANVVLTMSTKIIDVTGDEPVEFRGRVPERSVVIPGSYTKSFPAGDYNVPCALIIGKRKESTNKKTSLNDALREHNVAV
- the def gene encoding peptide deformylase, coding for MILPIVAYGDPVLKVKAKDITPEYPKFEALIENMKETMHNAFGVGLAAPQIGLPIRLFLVDASPFAEDEVLDDEERAFLKTFKHIFINPIITEETGDEWAFNEGCLSIPDVREDVFRKPNIKIEYLDEAFEPHTLKLSGLAARVVQHEYDHIEGVLFTDKLSALKKRLIKSKLTNISKGKISVDYRMRFPNMKKKR
- a CDS encoding glycosyltransferase family 2 protein; the protein is MSGLPISVIVSTYNSEDYLSKVLESYKHQDYDNFEVIVADDGSRETTKTLIDSFAADYPVKLRHIWHEDQGYRRQELLNKCILQTEYDYILMTDGDCIARPDFVSTHAKYAEKGFFLSGGYCKLDKLTSDAIVLEDIENQNCFKPKWLKQQGVLGKKQQLKLSVGDKLANFLDVVTPTGATFNNCNSSAWKADLIAINGYDERMQYGGPDRELGERLVNLGLKSKQIRYKAICLHLDHPRGYKTKESLDRNLAIRRKTKDNKVIKTPYGIEKLEDTKSKD
- a CDS encoding glycosyltransferase family 9 protein, which codes for MKKILVIQNKRIGDVLIVSVIAQNMKKIYPDSIIDYLVYDYTSGVIENNPNIDTILPINETELKKFGGLTKLINSLKKEDYDIIFDPYAKLQSRLICLFTKAPMRISFKKRDKNTVLPFYTHTVPFLEEKTKNCGKVIEDRVNLVTSFFDIAPSEVDYEPKIYLTKKEQEYNKLEAYDKPFVMLGVLGSTPQKSMPYEYIVALINHITTNYDVNVLFNYAPHQKEDALSIYEQCANKDQIIVDIYEDNIRGFIKLMNKCTLLVGNEGGTVHIAKALNKPTFTIFSPYVLKEHWASFEDGERHTSIHLLEEKPDLFSTDREERRKIEEDPSLMYKQLTPEIIMPKLNIFLSKHLKTKQ
- the ruvX gene encoding Holliday junction resolvase RuvX, producing the protein MAQILAIDYGKVRTGLAVTDDMQIIASGLTTVATKVLLDFLKDYTKKEQVELFLVGEPKQMNNQASESEALIAPFISQLRTFFPEIPVKRVDERFTSKMAVQTMIDSGLKKKKRQNKALIDEISATIILQSYLYNK
- a CDS encoding DUF5606 domain-containing protein, encoding MALDKILAISGKPGLYKLVTQTRGGFVAESLIDNRKITVGIQQNVSILSEIAIYTLTEEVPLREVLKKIKAKENGAPTAISHKDSKDKLEEYFFEVLPDYDEDRVYASDIKKVVQWYNMLQKNDLMDFEAPKASQEEEE
- a CDS encoding trans-aconitate 2-methyltransferase, yielding MNVADRFHNWRRKQRWNKQYRSGRWENLKGEKERVRYEKIVELTEKHGTKNPNILDLGSGEGVLLDYFNVENITSFYGMDFSSVSIKKANKENRNKATFICADLHNFTPEMHYDVIVLNEAFYYIHETKKRAVIDTMAEHLKPNGIILVSIYREGLGCWEYFKNDRFEELDFSTITTNEEKTYWKIGAYKLN
- a CDS encoding glycosyltransferase family 2 protein, which produces MTKLSVIIPTYNEQDYLENALRSVRFADEIIVVDSMSTDRTVVIAEQSGCKVISRKFDNFSNQKNHALAFATGEWVLFIDADERIPYPLRQEILEAITSEKHAGYKLNFPHFYMNRFLYHHSDNVLRLVKRENCRFEGLVHEKLIIDGSIGKLKNPVLHFTYKGLQHYISKKDTYAWFQAEQMLKKGKKVTYFHLAFKPFYRFFNSYILRGGFKDGIPGLTVATINAYGVFSRYVKLLLLQRGIR
- a CDS encoding polysaccharide deacetylase family protein, with product MPKLPILMYHGVSATTSDSKGLTISIENLERQFQFLKVNGYTSLHFSDLKTMKSPTDFPEKAVIITFDDVYVNQLDYAYPLLEKYGLKACFYIPFNFVNGVNEWDEGQEPIMSVEQLRSLDSEIIELGLHSFQHRPYNDLPLDAIQEDFDACKTFIINNKLAVHNTLAYPYGKYPRKGKAQSDFFNVLSANKIAYGLRIGNRVNTFPFKNNYEVQRLDIKGEDTLKVFERKLKRGKGWF